A region from the Bactrocera dorsalis isolate Fly_Bdor chromosome 1, ASM2337382v1, whole genome shotgun sequence genome encodes:
- the LOC105233593 gene encoding DNA-directed RNA polymerase I subunit RPA43 has protein sequence MAKRLQEYVKYSIKELESYTKQEGSCVRKINSNLHISLGPYCLADFKHALSAHIMRRKVGYYDDSLEGIVLDIKNIKVLSKSAALRADDPRIHVDVNADCYVFCPIAGAILSGVVKHIGNHHIGVIIYRVFNVSIRFAAKLNKEEFKMDDTVQFRIKNFNLQNVFPYIEGDLVTASGDKITHKFIKVEPDSADSNIDSGVESRDNQELDELVNLIKEEKESEEECTPTKPNKKKDKANSSKRKRKASESVVLITTPTSIKKEPSSEKKKRKHADSVEQENTKTDKATVKSKTKKINGELLNATQIKKEELDDSFTTPTKKRRKSKTNSISLDSS, from the exons atggcgAAAAGACTGCAAGAATATGTGAAATATAGCATAAAAGAGTTGGAATCTTATACGAAACAAGAAGGTTCTTGTGTGcgtaaaataaattccaatttACATATATCATTAGGTCCATATTGCCTTGCCGATTTTAAACATGCGCTCAGTGCTCATATAATGCGACGCAAAGTTGGCTACTATGATGACAGTCTCGAAGGTATTGTCTTGGACATAAAGAATATTAAAGTGTTGAGCAAGTCAGCTGCCTTGCGAGCAGATGATCCACGTATACATGTTGACGTGAATGCCGATTGCTATGTGTTCTGTCCAATCGCTGGTGCGATATTGAGCGGTGTGGTGAAGCACATTGGTAACCATCATATCGGCGTAATCATTTACAGAGTTTTCAATGTGAGCATTAGGTTTGCAGCTAAGCTTAATAAGGAGGAGTTTAAAATGGATGACACGGTGCAGTttcgcataaaaaatttcaatttacaaaATGTCTTCCCGTACATTGAAGGTGATCTTGTGACAGCCAGTGGCGATAAAATTACG CATAAATTTATAAAGGTTGAACCGGATAGTGCAGATAGCAACATAGATTCCGGTGTTGAGTCGCGTGATAATCAAGAGCTAGACGAATTAGTAAATCTAATCAAGGAAGAAAAGGAATCGGAAGAGGAATGCACCCCAACGAaaccaaacaagaaaaaagataAAGCTAATTCCAgtaaaagaaagagaaaagctAGCGAAAGTGTGGTGCTAATTACCACACCAACTTCTATCAAAAAGGAGCCTTCATCGGAGAAAAAGAAACGTAAACATGCCGATAGTGTAGAACAAGAAAATACTAAAACTGACAAAGCTACAGTGAAAAGTAAAACGAAGAAAATAAATGGTGAATTATTGAATGCAACACAAATTAAAAAGGAAGAATTAGACGATTCGTTTACAACGCCTACCAAAAAACGACGCAAGTCGAAAACGAATAGTATATCACTTGATAGTAGCTAG